GTAAACTTTTAGGTAATTCAGATTCATGATTCAACAATAACTTGGTTAGTAATTTCCTGATAATCTGCTACAGAATTTATGGATGTTATTGTCTTGGACATAATCTTGTTTCAAGTTAAAATGATCTGGTTCAACTTTTTGCTCTTTTTTAGTATCAGGATGAATTTCGGTTTTTGATTTTGGAAGCGAGTGATATAATTCGAAAGAGTAGGCCAGTTTACAGTGTGTAGTCGAGCTCAAATCATTCAAAACTCGATCTGAAATGCAAGGCTTGAAGCTCAACTTGAGTTTGATTGAATTTTGCTTTTATAACTGAAGCAATTTGAGATAATAGTCGAACTGGATGAGCTTACTCAATTAAAGTAAAATATAAACTCAGTTTCTATACTCAAGTTTGGATTTGAATTGAAACATTTAAtagtaattaaaaagaaaaggctcGATTAAGCTCTTAAACTACTTGAGTCAAATACTCAAATTCAGCTCTTTCACTAGCTCGAGATTTGGTCAAGCTGAAATCAAGTTTTTTCAAGCTGAGGCCAAATAGCTTTTGTAATACGAGTGTTTCTTTTGCTCTCTTAGATCTACTAAGGTTGGAGCTTAGTTTTTAGTGctcttaaaacccaaaacttgaGTGATTTTGCTTGTTGTGTATGTCAATTCTTGCTTCAATGTCTCTATCTATCTTTCCtttcttaattttgatgttataGGGTGTAACTGTTTTTGTTTGCTATAGTTTGTCATAGGCATCAGCTTCCTTAGTTTTGGACtctatattcattttatttttaagaatccAAATGGATCTCAATTCCCAATTGAATCTAGTTACATTAGGTTTTAAATAGGTTTAATGCTTAGTTTTCCCAAACCACCAAATCCGGCATTAAAGTGAGTTGTTGTTAGAATGATTGGGGTAGCATCATTATTCTATCAAGCCATACAACTTCATTGCTAGTTAGAGCAGTGATATTTCTTCAATTATAGGTGATGCAAGTCACGAATGTGTTCAACCTGAAAGTGATCGAAGGACAAAATAGAGGTAACAATATCTTACATTGAGCCACAGACATGCAACTTTCAATTGAAAGAATCAGTTCCAgataaaattaaattctaaacaaGGTTTTAGGAAGTTTGCAGTAAGCTTTATTGAGCTGTTTTGTGGTTCTTTCTCTGTGTTCTGGTTCTATTTAAGTGTTGTCTGGTGTCTTGATTTTAAGAATTCTGGGATTTGAAATACTGTCTTCTTGCTTGATAAAACTATTCAGGGAAGAGTGAATGTTGCAATGGGTGAGTGTAAAATAGTTAAACTTTACATTTTATTCAGGGAAGAGTGAATGTTGCAATGGGTGAGTGTAAAATAGTTAAACTTTACATTTTCTTTTTAGGCTTTTTTCCTTTGTATTATCATTCTTCTTTGCTTATCTGTATATCTTTAAATGTAGGCTGCGAAGATTCTTGCCAACTTAATTGTAATGGGCTCAGGTATATTGGCTCGGGCCGTTGTTCAGGCATACCGTCAAGCACTTTCAAGTTAGTTCTTTACTGCAGTACTATTATTCCATGTACATAATGTTAACTTTGCTTGAACATTAGGAGCTTGCTTTTAAAAATGGAGCAATTGTATGGTATAATCATCCAAGCAGACTCTGCTTATTGTGAAAAGGGTTTGTTTGTTATTGCTGCTTGCTTGTTGCTGTTGATTTGTGTAGTGCAAATGGACTTTCTAGTTTCTTCAACCGTAGTGCCTTTTATATTGAGGTTGCAGCAGTTGTGGCTCTTGCAATAATAGAGTTTTGAGGTCACGGTAGTGTAAAGAGACAGGGATCAACTAGTAAAATGTGCAAAATAGAAGCTTAGAAAGATAAGACGACAACCTCGCTAGGGCTTGTCAAACTCACATGGGGTTGGGCAATAACAACAGAACATACCTGGGACTCTGATCCCAAGTAAAACATCCATTGTAAAACTAATGGTCAATAGGTGAAGGGACTCAACTTTAATATGAGTCCACAGGAAACCTTATTTAACAGATGTGGGATAACACCACTTAACACTAGTGAGCTAATTGTCTTTGATGTTGATTTGCTCATGGTGATGTCTTCGTTAAAGAAGTCCCATGAGGAAAATTGGTTTAGGATCAACATTCTATTGttaattttaacaaataacaGCAAGCTTGTTTACTCTCGTGTTTGCTTTATATGCATCAATCTTCTGAATAGTAAGTTTGTTGTAGATGCCGCCAAATCTGGTGTTACCCATGAGACACTACAAAACGCAGTCCGTAGAGGTGGCAAAGTCATGACCGAGCAAGAGGCCAGGCTGATTCTTGGTGTAAGCGAGGAGACTGCTTGGGAGGAGATATTAAAGGCAAGTTTGTGTAACTCTTTTATTAACATTTTCTGTTATGCCCGTCTCGAGCGAGTTTTGAACTTCTCCCATTACTTAATTGCAGAAGTATGAAATTTTATTTGAGAAGAATGCCAAGAATGGGAGCTTCTACCTTCAGTCAAAGGTTCATAGGGCTAAGGAGTGCTTAGAATCTGTCTATCAAGGCAAAGCAGAGGGCAGTCCTCCGAGTTGAGAACTCATCAAGGTTAGCTCATTGTACATTGGGATGCCTGCCTGAATACTAATTCTAGTCTAACGCAAGTACTTGCTGCAATTTTGTGTCCTCAGTTCTCAATGTTGAATTGGTTGAGTGGTtgcaaataataatttaaggttTCTTAAACTAATCTGTTTCCTGTGGTCGTTGCCATGCCGCTTGTTAGATGAATACAGAGTAGATTACTTCAATCTTAAAATACAAGTCTATGTTATTCAGACTCGAATGTATATACGTGTTTGATATGGATATACATTAGACATGTGCTGAACACTAGTACTTCAAGAAAAATCAAGAACATGAAGAGTAAAAATATGAGAAACtacaagtatataaataatagcTAAGCCAGTTTAGTTTGAGTGAATTATTTGTGTGTTCAACTGTCGTCTATGATTTTCCAGTATCTTTCAATTGATTCTTTAAACATTTATTTCACCCTTAATTAGTCGGAATGTTTATTAGTTTAAATGTGCCAAAGGTGGTtgtattttaatgaaattttaattttaatcccgCACAAGACATTGAGCATTTGTACTAATT
The Gossypium arboreum isolate Shixiya-1 chromosome 10, ASM2569848v2, whole genome shotgun sequence genome window above contains:
- the LOC108487282 gene encoding mitochondrial import inner membrane translocase subunit PAM16 like 2-like isoform X2, translated to MGSGILARAVVQAYRQALSNAAKSGVTHETLQNAVRRGGKVMTEQEARLILGVSEETAWEEILKKYEILFEKNAKNGSFYLQSKVHRAKECLESVYQGKAEGSPPS
- the LOC108487282 gene encoding mitochondrial import inner membrane translocase subunit PAM16 like 2-like isoform X1, with amino-acid sequence MAAKILANLIVMGSGILARAVVQAYRQALSNAAKSGVTHETLQNAVRRGGKVMTEQEARLILGVSEETAWEEILKKYEILFEKNAKNGSFYLQSKVHRAKECLESVYQGKAEGSPPS